The following coding sequences are from one Lycium ferocissimum isolate CSIRO_LF1 chromosome 3, AGI_CSIRO_Lferr_CH_V1, whole genome shotgun sequence window:
- the LOC132050589 gene encoding putative pentatricopeptide repeat-containing protein At1g12700, mitochondrial isoform X3, with protein MRRISLCIPHNAIMPFISFFDISHSCSTRAYSSCHTNRSISVKGKLGLNSKIENVKCLDDAVTLFHQLTLGIPINNFILNIVINSYCLMHRANFGFSVLAIYLKNGIPFNVVTFTALTRGYFAENKVNDAVELFKKLVREKICEPDKVMYATVMNGLSKRGHTQKALGLLRLMEQGNTKPDIYIYTIVMDALCKDRNLDAAINLFNEMKQKGIPPDTVTYNSFIDYFCKLGQWKKVLTLFSEMVNLNIYPNVHTFTMVIDGLCKEGKVEDAEEIMRHMIEKGIEPNIITYNAIMDGYCLCGQLDRAKRVFDSMIDKNIQPDIFSYNILINGYCKENKVVEAMQLFHEISQKGSKPNIVTYNTILQGLFEVERISDAEKFFDEMLSTGPIPNLYTHCTLLNGYFKYGLVEEAMSLFNKLERKRENTHIKFYNFVINGLCKNRKLDKARAIFEKLSLIGLLPDTRTYNSIINGFCLEGSIDEANHMLRKMEESGYLPNDITYNVIVRGFLKCRKISAMATFMKEMVGRGFSFDANTTELLDRLITVTAETYVLKTMQLIIEPITCQITAFTGMTRMVSNGDVVRVVASERRGKLNRRNAYIKGGY; from the exons ATGAGGAGAATTTCTCTGTGTATCCCTCACAATGCTATTATgccctttatttctttctttgataTTTCCCATTCTTGTTCAACTAGAGCTTATTCTTCTTGCCATACTAATAGATCAATTTCAGTAAAGGGTAAACTTGGGTTAAATAGCAAGATTGAGAATGTCAAGTGTTTAGATGATGCTGTTACTCTCTTCCATCAATTG ACACTGGGTATCCCAATTAATAATTTCATCTTGAATATCGTGATTAATAGTTATTGCCTGATGCATCGTGCTAATTTTGGATTTTCGGTGCTGGCCATTTACTTGAAGAATGGCATTCCGTTTAATGTTGTCACCTTTACGGCTCTAACAAGGGGATATTTTGCTGAAAATAAGGTCAATGATGCAGTTGAATTGTTCAAAAAATTGGTGAGAGAAAAGATTTGTGAGCCTGACAAAGTCATGTATGCAACTGTCATGAATGGGCTAAGCAAAAGGGGCCATACTCAAAAAGCTTTAGGTTTGCTCCGGTTAATGGAACAGGGGAATACTAAGCCCGACATATATATCTACACCATCGTTATGGATGCCCTTTGCAAAGATAGAAATTTAGATGCTGCTATCAACCTTTTCAATGAGATGAAGCAGAAAGGCATTCCTCCTGACACAGTCACTTATAATTCTTTTATTGATTATTTCTGTAAGCTTGGTCAGTGGAAAAAAGTTTTGACTTTGTTCTCTGAGATGGTAAACCTCAATATTTACCCAAATGTGCACACCTTCACCATGGTGATTGATGGACTATGCAAAGAAGGAAAAGTCGAAGATGCCGAGGAAATAATGAGACACATGATTGAAAAAGGTATAGAGCCTAATATAATCACCTACAATGCGATAATGGATGGATATTGTTTGTGTGGTCAACTGGATAGAGCGAAGAGAGTGTTTGATTCCATGATAGATAAGAACATTCAACCTGACATTTTTAGCTATAACATACTAATAAATGGATACTGTAAGGAAAACAAAGTGGTTGAGGCCATGCaattgtttcatgaaatttctcaaAAGGGATCAAAACCTAATATTGTTACGTACAATACTATCTTGCAAGGTCTGTTTGAAGTTGAAAGAATAAGCGATGCAGAAAAGTTCTTTGATGAGATGCTATCTACAGGGCCCATACCCAATTTATACACTCACTGCACTTTGCTCAATGGTTATTTTAAGTACGGACTTGTTGAAGAAGCTATGTCACTCTTtaataagttggaaagaaagagagaaaacacTCATATTAAATTTTacaattttgtcattaatggatTGTGCAAAAATCGTAAACTTGACAAAGCTCGTGCTATTTTTGAGAAGCTTTCTCTAATTGGATTGCTCCCGGATACAAGAACATACAATTCAATAATAAATGGATTTTGTCTAGAAGGGTCGATAGATGAAGCTAATCATATGCtaagaaaaatggaggagagCGGTTATTTGCCAAATGACATCACTTACAATGTTATTGTGCGAGGATTTCTCAAGTGCAGAAAAATTAGTGCAATGGCAACATTCATGAAAGAAATGGTTGGAAGGGGCTTCTCATTTGATGCAAATACCACTGAGTTACTG GACAGGCTCATCACGGTCACAGCAGAAACTTATGTTCTGAAAACGATGCAACTGATAATAG AACCTATCACTTGCCAGATAACCGCATTCACTGGTATGACACGAATGGTGTCCAACGGAGATGTTGTCCGTGTTGTTGCAAGTGAGCGTAGGGGTAAGCTGAACCGTCGAAATGCTTACATAAAAGGAGGTTACTAG
- the LOC132050589 gene encoding putative pentatricopeptide repeat-containing protein At1g12700, mitochondrial isoform X1: MRRISLCIPHNAIMPFISFFDISHSCSTRAYSSCHTNRSISVKGKLGLNSKIENVKCLDDAVTLFHQLVRMKPLPSVFIFCKLFRTLLNMKHYSAVIPLFREMQTLGIPINNFILNIVINSYCLMHRANFGFSVLAIYLKNGIPFNVVTFTALTRGYFAENKVNDAVELFKKLVREKICEPDKVMYATVMNGLSKRGHTQKALGLLRLMEQGNTKPDIYIYTIVMDALCKDRNLDAAINLFNEMKQKGIPPDTVTYNSFIDYFCKLGQWKKVLTLFSEMVNLNIYPNVHTFTMVIDGLCKEGKVEDAEEIMRHMIEKGIEPNIITYNAIMDGYCLCGQLDRAKRVFDSMIDKNIQPDIFSYNILINGYCKENKVVEAMQLFHEISQKGSKPNIVTYNTILQGLFEVERISDAEKFFDEMLSTGPIPNLYTHCTLLNGYFKYGLVEEAMSLFNKLERKRENTHIKFYNFVINGLCKNRKLDKARAIFEKLSLIGLLPDTRTYNSIINGFCLEGSIDEANHMLRKMEESGYLPNDITYNVIVRGFLKCRKISAMATFMKEMVGRGFSFDANTTELLDRLITVTAETYVLKTMQLIIEPITCQITAFTGMTRMVSNGDVVRVVASERRGKLNRRNAYIKGGY; this comes from the exons ATGAGGAGAATTTCTCTGTGTATCCCTCACAATGCTATTATgccctttatttctttctttgataTTTCCCATTCTTGTTCAACTAGAGCTTATTCTTCTTGCCATACTAATAGATCAATTTCAGTAAAGGGTAAACTTGGGTTAAATAGCAAGATTGAGAATGTCAAGTGTTTAGATGATGCTGTTACTCTCTTCCATCAATTGGTTAGAATGAAGCCTCTTCCTTCTGTTTTCATTTTCTGTAAATTATTTAGGACACTGCTAAATATGAAGCATTATTCTGCTGTCATTCCTCTTTTTCGTGAAATGCAGACACTGGGTATCCCAATTAATAATTTCATCTTGAATATCGTGATTAATAGTTATTGCCTGATGCATCGTGCTAATTTTGGATTTTCGGTGCTGGCCATTTACTTGAAGAATGGCATTCCGTTTAATGTTGTCACCTTTACGGCTCTAACAAGGGGATATTTTGCTGAAAATAAGGTCAATGATGCAGTTGAATTGTTCAAAAAATTGGTGAGAGAAAAGATTTGTGAGCCTGACAAAGTCATGTATGCAACTGTCATGAATGGGCTAAGCAAAAGGGGCCATACTCAAAAAGCTTTAGGTTTGCTCCGGTTAATGGAACAGGGGAATACTAAGCCCGACATATATATCTACACCATCGTTATGGATGCCCTTTGCAAAGATAGAAATTTAGATGCTGCTATCAACCTTTTCAATGAGATGAAGCAGAAAGGCATTCCTCCTGACACAGTCACTTATAATTCTTTTATTGATTATTTCTGTAAGCTTGGTCAGTGGAAAAAAGTTTTGACTTTGTTCTCTGAGATGGTAAACCTCAATATTTACCCAAATGTGCACACCTTCACCATGGTGATTGATGGACTATGCAAAGAAGGAAAAGTCGAAGATGCCGAGGAAATAATGAGACACATGATTGAAAAAGGTATAGAGCCTAATATAATCACCTACAATGCGATAATGGATGGATATTGTTTGTGTGGTCAACTGGATAGAGCGAAGAGAGTGTTTGATTCCATGATAGATAAGAACATTCAACCTGACATTTTTAGCTATAACATACTAATAAATGGATACTGTAAGGAAAACAAAGTGGTTGAGGCCATGCaattgtttcatgaaatttctcaaAAGGGATCAAAACCTAATATTGTTACGTACAATACTATCTTGCAAGGTCTGTTTGAAGTTGAAAGAATAAGCGATGCAGAAAAGTTCTTTGATGAGATGCTATCTACAGGGCCCATACCCAATTTATACACTCACTGCACTTTGCTCAATGGTTATTTTAAGTACGGACTTGTTGAAGAAGCTATGTCACTCTTtaataagttggaaagaaagagagaaaacacTCATATTAAATTTTacaattttgtcattaatggatTGTGCAAAAATCGTAAACTTGACAAAGCTCGTGCTATTTTTGAGAAGCTTTCTCTAATTGGATTGCTCCCGGATACAAGAACATACAATTCAATAATAAATGGATTTTGTCTAGAAGGGTCGATAGATGAAGCTAATCATATGCtaagaaaaatggaggagagCGGTTATTTGCCAAATGACATCACTTACAATGTTATTGTGCGAGGATTTCTCAAGTGCAGAAAAATTAGTGCAATGGCAACATTCATGAAAGAAATGGTTGGAAGGGGCTTCTCATTTGATGCAAATACCACTGAGTTACTG GACAGGCTCATCACGGTCACAGCAGAAACTTATGTTCTGAAAACGATGCAACTGATAATAG AACCTATCACTTGCCAGATAACCGCATTCACTGGTATGACACGAATGGTGTCCAACGGAGATGTTGTCCGTGTTGTTGCAAGTGAGCGTAGGGGTAAGCTGAACCGTCGAAATGCTTACATAAAAGGAGGTTACTAG
- the LOC132050589 gene encoding putative pentatricopeptide repeat-containing protein At1g12700, mitochondrial isoform X2, producing the protein MRRISLCIPHNAIMPFISFFDISHSCSTRAYSSCHTNRSISVKGKLGLNSKIENVKCLDDAVTLFHQLVRMKPLPSVFIFCKLFRTLLNMKHYSAVIPLFREMQTLGIPINNFILNIVINSYCLMHRANFGFSVLAIYLKNGIPFNVVTFTALTRGYFAENKVNDAVELFKKLVREKICEPDKVMYATVMNGLSKRGHTQKALGLLRLMEQGNTKPDIYIYTIVMDALCKDRNLDAAINLFNEMKQKGIPPDTVTYNSFIDYFCKLGQWKKVLTLFSEMVNLNIYPNVHTFTMVIDGLCKEGKVEDAEEIMRHMIEKGIEPNIITYNAIMDGYCLCGQLDRAKRVFDSMIDKNIQPDIFSYNILINGYCKENKVVEAMQLFHEISQKGSKPNIVTYNTILQGLFEVERISDAEKFFDEMLSTGPIPNLYTHCTLLNGYFKYGLVEEAMSLFNKLERKRENTHIKFYNFVINGLCKNRKLDKARAIFEKLSLIGLLPDTRTYNSIINGFCLEGSIDEANHMLRKMEESGYLPNDITYNVIVRGFLKCRKISAMATFMKEMVGRGFSFDANTTELLDRLITVTAETYVLKTMQLIIDNRIHWYDTNGVQRRCCPCCCK; encoded by the exons ATGAGGAGAATTTCTCTGTGTATCCCTCACAATGCTATTATgccctttatttctttctttgataTTTCCCATTCTTGTTCAACTAGAGCTTATTCTTCTTGCCATACTAATAGATCAATTTCAGTAAAGGGTAAACTTGGGTTAAATAGCAAGATTGAGAATGTCAAGTGTTTAGATGATGCTGTTACTCTCTTCCATCAATTGGTTAGAATGAAGCCTCTTCCTTCTGTTTTCATTTTCTGTAAATTATTTAGGACACTGCTAAATATGAAGCATTATTCTGCTGTCATTCCTCTTTTTCGTGAAATGCAGACACTGGGTATCCCAATTAATAATTTCATCTTGAATATCGTGATTAATAGTTATTGCCTGATGCATCGTGCTAATTTTGGATTTTCGGTGCTGGCCATTTACTTGAAGAATGGCATTCCGTTTAATGTTGTCACCTTTACGGCTCTAACAAGGGGATATTTTGCTGAAAATAAGGTCAATGATGCAGTTGAATTGTTCAAAAAATTGGTGAGAGAAAAGATTTGTGAGCCTGACAAAGTCATGTATGCAACTGTCATGAATGGGCTAAGCAAAAGGGGCCATACTCAAAAAGCTTTAGGTTTGCTCCGGTTAATGGAACAGGGGAATACTAAGCCCGACATATATATCTACACCATCGTTATGGATGCCCTTTGCAAAGATAGAAATTTAGATGCTGCTATCAACCTTTTCAATGAGATGAAGCAGAAAGGCATTCCTCCTGACACAGTCACTTATAATTCTTTTATTGATTATTTCTGTAAGCTTGGTCAGTGGAAAAAAGTTTTGACTTTGTTCTCTGAGATGGTAAACCTCAATATTTACCCAAATGTGCACACCTTCACCATGGTGATTGATGGACTATGCAAAGAAGGAAAAGTCGAAGATGCCGAGGAAATAATGAGACACATGATTGAAAAAGGTATAGAGCCTAATATAATCACCTACAATGCGATAATGGATGGATATTGTTTGTGTGGTCAACTGGATAGAGCGAAGAGAGTGTTTGATTCCATGATAGATAAGAACATTCAACCTGACATTTTTAGCTATAACATACTAATAAATGGATACTGTAAGGAAAACAAAGTGGTTGAGGCCATGCaattgtttcatgaaatttctcaaAAGGGATCAAAACCTAATATTGTTACGTACAATACTATCTTGCAAGGTCTGTTTGAAGTTGAAAGAATAAGCGATGCAGAAAAGTTCTTTGATGAGATGCTATCTACAGGGCCCATACCCAATTTATACACTCACTGCACTTTGCTCAATGGTTATTTTAAGTACGGACTTGTTGAAGAAGCTATGTCACTCTTtaataagttggaaagaaagagagaaaacacTCATATTAAATTTTacaattttgtcattaatggatTGTGCAAAAATCGTAAACTTGACAAAGCTCGTGCTATTTTTGAGAAGCTTTCTCTAATTGGATTGCTCCCGGATACAAGAACATACAATTCAATAATAAATGGATTTTGTCTAGAAGGGTCGATAGATGAAGCTAATCATATGCtaagaaaaatggaggagagCGGTTATTTGCCAAATGACATCACTTACAATGTTATTGTGCGAGGATTTCTCAAGTGCAGAAAAATTAGTGCAATGGCAACATTCATGAAAGAAATGGTTGGAAGGGGCTTCTCATTTGATGCAAATACCACTGAGTTACTG GACAGGCTCATCACGGTCACAGCAGAAACTTATGTTCTGAAAACGATGCAACTGATAATAG ATAACCGCATTCACTGGTATGACACGAATGGTGTCCAACGGAGATGTTGTCCGTGTTGTTGCAAGTGA
- the LOC132050591 gene encoding putative pentatricopeptide repeat-containing protein At1g12700, mitochondrial — protein sequence MKIISLRNGIIPLFSFFDVSHSCSAIRVYYSSHSNASISAKGKLGLNTKIENVKCLDDAVTLFHQLVRMKPLPSVVSFSKLFKTILTMKHYSSVVSLFGEMQKLGVPINGFILSNVINSYCLMHRADCAFSVLPIYLKNGIPFNNVTFTTLLRGLFAENKVKDAVELLKKLVREKICEPNEVMYATVMNGLSKRGHTEKTLSLLRLMEKGSTKPNIKNYNIVIDALCKDGNLDAAISLLNEMKQKGIPPDIITYNSLIDGLCKLGQWAKVRTFFSEMVNLNIYPNVRTFNMMIDGLCKEGKVEDAEEVMIHMVEKGVEPDVITYNVIMDGHCLCGQLDRARRVFDSMIDNNIEPDIISYNVLINGYCKKKKLGEAMQLFGEISQKGSKPNIFTYTTILQGLFEVGRIGSARKIYDEMLSVGPIPNLYTHVTLLNGYLKYGLVEEAMSLFNKLDSEIEYTSIVFYDVVINGLCQNGKLHEAHAIFEKVSLMGLLPDVRIYNTMINGFCREGLLDEAKAMLRKMEDNGCLPNNVTYNVFVQGFLRCNKISEMATFMKEMTGRGFSFVATTAELLVNVIRENPSVFDMIPELHAENKK from the coding sequence ATGAAGATAATCTCTCTGCGAAATGGTATTATTCCCTTATTCtctttctttgatgtttcccaTTCTTGTTCTGCAATTAGAGTTTATTATTCAAGTCATAGTAATGCATCCATTTCTGCAAAGGGTAAACTTGGGTTAAATACCAAGATTGAGAATGTCAAGTGCTTAGATGATGCTGTTACTCTCTTCCATCAATTGGTTAGAATGAAGCCTCTTCCTTCAGTTGTCAGCTTCTCTAAATTATTTAAAACTATACTAACTATGAAGCATTACTCTTCCGTTGTTTCCCTTTTTGGAGAAATGCAGAAATTGGGTGTCCCAATTaatggatttatcttgagtaaCGTGATTAACAGTTACTGCCTGATGCATCGTGCTGATTGTGCGTTTTCGGTGTTACCCATTTACTTGAAGAATGGCATTCCATTTAATAATGTCACCTTTACCACCCTATTAAGGGGATTATTTGCTGAAAATAAAGTCAAAGATGCAGTTGAATTGTTGAAAAAGTTGGTCAGAGAGAAGATTTGTGAGCCTAATGAAGTCATGTATGCAACAGTCATGAATGGTCTTAGCAAAAGGGGTCATACTGAGAAGACTTTGAGTTTGCTCCGGTTAATGGAAAAAGGGAGCACTAAGCCCAACATAAAGAACTACAACATTGTGATAGATGCGCTTTGCAAAGATGGAAACTTAGATGCTGCTATCAGCCTTTTGAATGAGATGAAGCAGAAAGGCATTCCTCCGGACATAATCACTTATAATTCATTAATTGATGGTTTGTGTAAGCTTGGTCAGTGGGCAAAGGTTAGAACTTTCTTCTCTGAGATGGTAAATCTTAATATTTATCCTAATGTGCGCACCTTTAACATGATGATTGACGGACTATGCAAAGAAGGGAAAGTTGAAGATGCCGAGGAAGTAATGATACACATGGTCGAAAAAGGTGTAGAGCCTGATGTAATCACCTACAATGTGATAATGGATGGACATTGTTTGTGTGGTCAATTGGATAGAGCGAGGAGAGTTTTTGATTCCATGATAGACAATAACATTGAACCTGACATTATTAGCTATAACGTACTAATAAATGGATACtgtaagaaaaagaaattggGCGAGGCCATGCAATTGTTTGGTGAAATTTCTCAAAAGGGATCAAAACCTAATATCTTTACCTACACTACTATCTTGCAAGGTCtttttgaagttggaagaattggatCTGCTAGAAAAATTTATGACGAGATGTTGTCTGTGGGGCCCATTCCTAATCTATACACCCATGTCACATTGCTCAATGGTTATTTGAAGTACGGACTTGTTGAAGAAGCAATGTCACTCTTTAATAAGTTGGACAGTGAGATAGAATATACTAGTATTGTATTTTACGATGTTGTGATTAATGGGTTGTGCCAAAATGGTAAACTCCATGAAGCTCATGCGATTTTCGAGAAGGTTTCTTTAATGGGATTGCTTCCGGATGTGAGAATATACAATACTATGATAAATGGATTTTGTCGAGAAGGGTTGTTGGATGAAGCTAAAGCTATGCTAAGAAAAATGGAGGACAACGGTTGTTTGCCGAACAATGTCACTTACAATGTCTTTGTGCAAGGATTTCTCAGGTGTAACAAAATTAGTGAAATGGCAACTTTTATGAAGGAAATGACGGGAAGGGGCTTCTCATTTGTTGCAACTACAGCTGAGTTATTGGTAAATGTTATAAGGGAGAATCCTTCTGTCTTTGACATGATACCAGAGCTTCACGCGGAAAATAAGAAGTGA